A region of Neovison vison isolate M4711 chromosome 7, ASM_NN_V1, whole genome shotgun sequence DNA encodes the following proteins:
- the DEF8 gene encoding differentially expressed in FDCP 8 homolog isoform X1: MSQEGPRWPRRSFGSPTAAWSGIKSFSPLRKMGWDAMEYDEKLARFRQAHLNPFNKEIGPRQHEQRASKEAPEVTSEEALPELPPGEPEFRCTERVMDLGLSEDHFSRPVGLFLASDIQQLRQAIEECKQAILELPEQSEKQKDAVVRLIHLRLKLQELKDPNEDEPNIRVLLEHRFYKEKGKSVKQTCDRCNTIIWGLIQTWYTCTGCYYRCHSKCLNLISKPCVRSKVSHQAEYELNICPETGLDSQDYRCAECRAPISLRGVPSEARQCDYTGQYYCTHCHWNDLAVIPARVVHNWDFEPRKVSRCSMRYLALMVSRPVLRLREINPLLFNYVEELVEIRKLRQDILLMKPYFITCREAMEARLLLQLQDRQHFVENDEMYSVQDLLDAHTGRLSCSLTETHTLFAKHIKLDCERCQAKGFVCELCREGDVLFPFDSHTSVCTDCSAVFHRDCYYDNSTTCPKCARLTLRKQSLFREPGPDVDA; this comes from the exons ATGTCACAGGAGGGGCCCAGGTGGCCTAGGAGAAGCTTCGGGAGCCCGACTGCAGCCTGGTCAGGCATAAAATCTTTCTCGCCACTAAGAAAGATGGG gtGGGATGCTATGGAATATGACGAGAAGCTGGCCCGGTTCCGGCAGGCCCACCTCAACCCCTTCAACAAGGAGATTGGGCCACGGCAGCATGAGCAGAGGGCCAGCAAGGAGGCCCCAGAAGTCACTTCTGAAG AGGCCCTGCCCGAGCTGCCGCCTGGAGAGCCGGAGTTCCGCTGCACTGAGCGAGTGATGGATCTTGGCTTATCTGAGGACCACTTCTCCCGCCCTGTG gGTCTGTTCCTGGCCTCAGACATTCAGCAGCTGCGGCAGGCCATCGAGGAGTGCAAGCAGGCGATCCTAGAGCTGCCCGAGCagtcagagaagcagaaggaCGCTGTTGTGAGGCTGATCCACCTCCGGCTGAAGCTCCAGGAGCTGAAG GACCCCAATGAGGACGAACCCAACATCCGAGTCCTCCTGGAGCACCGTTTCTACAAGGAGAAGGGCAAGAGTGTCAAGCAGACGTGTGACAGGTGCAACACCATCATCTGGGGGCTCATTCAGACCTGGTACACCTGCACAG GATGTTATTACCGATGTCACAGCAAGTGTCTGAACCTCATCTCCAAGCCCTGCGTGCGCTCCAAAGTCAGCCACCAAGCCGAGTATGAGCTGAACATCTGCCCGGAGACGGGGCTGGACAGCCAAGATTACCGCTGCGCGGAGTGCCGGGCACCCATCTCCTTGC GGGGCGTGCCCAGCGAGGCCCGGCAGTGTGACTATACGGGCCAGTACTACTGCACCCACTGCCACTGGAACGACCTGGCGGTCATCCCTGCACGAGTCGTGCACAACTGGGACTTCGAGCCGCGCAAG GTGTCCCGTTGCAGTATGCGGTACCTGGCTCTCATGGTGTCTCGGCCGGTGCTCAGGCTCCGGGAGATCAACCCTCTGCTGTTCAACTATGTGGAGGAGCTGGTGGAGATCCGG AAGCTGCGCCAGGACATCCTGCTCATGAAGCCCTACTTCATTACCTGCAGGGAGGCAATGGAGGCCCGTCTGCTCCTGCAG CTCCAGGACCGGCAGCATTTCGTGGAGAACGATGAGATGTACTCCGTGCAGGACCTGCTGGACGCGCACACGGGTCGCCTGAGCTGCTCCCTCACCGAGACGCACACGCTCTTCGCCAAGCACATCAAGCTGGACTGTGAG CGGTGTCAGGCCAAGGGCTTCGTGTGTGAGCTCTGCAGAGAGGGCGACGTGCTCTTCCCCTTCGACAGCCACACGTCCGTGTGCACCGACTGCTCTGCCGTCTTCCACAG ggaCTGCTACTATGACAACTCCACCACGTGCCCCAAATGTGCTCGGCTCACCTTGCGCAAGCAGTCGCTCTTCCGGGAGCCTGGTCCGGACGTGGATGCGTAG
- the DEF8 gene encoding differentially expressed in FDCP 8 homolog isoform X2, with the protein MSQEGPRWPRRSFGSPTAAWSGIKSFSPLRKMGWDAMEYDEKLARFRQAHLNPFNKEIGPRQHEQRASKEAPEVTSEEALPELPPGEPEFRCTERVMDLGLSEDHFSRPVGLFLASDIQQLRQAIEECKQAILELPEQSEKQKDAVVRLIHLRLKLQELKDPNEDEPNIRVLLEHRFYKEKGKSVKQTCDRCNTIIWGLIQTWYTCTGCYYRCHSKCLNLISKPCVRSKVSHQAEYELNICPETGLDSQDYRCAECRAPISLRGVPSEARQCDYTGQYYCTHCHWNDLAVIPARVVHNWDFEPRKVSRCSMRYLALMVSRPVLRLREINPLLFNYVEELVEIRKLRQDILLMKPYFITCREAMEARLLLQLQDRQHFVENDEMYSVQDLLDAHTGRLSCSLTETHTLFAKHIKLDCERCQAKGFVCELCREGDVLFPFDSHTSVCTDCSAVFHRTLAVPVSPV; encoded by the exons ATGTCACAGGAGGGGCCCAGGTGGCCTAGGAGAAGCTTCGGGAGCCCGACTGCAGCCTGGTCAGGCATAAAATCTTTCTCGCCACTAAGAAAGATGGG gtGGGATGCTATGGAATATGACGAGAAGCTGGCCCGGTTCCGGCAGGCCCACCTCAACCCCTTCAACAAGGAGATTGGGCCACGGCAGCATGAGCAGAGGGCCAGCAAGGAGGCCCCAGAAGTCACTTCTGAAG AGGCCCTGCCCGAGCTGCCGCCTGGAGAGCCGGAGTTCCGCTGCACTGAGCGAGTGATGGATCTTGGCTTATCTGAGGACCACTTCTCCCGCCCTGTG gGTCTGTTCCTGGCCTCAGACATTCAGCAGCTGCGGCAGGCCATCGAGGAGTGCAAGCAGGCGATCCTAGAGCTGCCCGAGCagtcagagaagcagaaggaCGCTGTTGTGAGGCTGATCCACCTCCGGCTGAAGCTCCAGGAGCTGAAG GACCCCAATGAGGACGAACCCAACATCCGAGTCCTCCTGGAGCACCGTTTCTACAAGGAGAAGGGCAAGAGTGTCAAGCAGACGTGTGACAGGTGCAACACCATCATCTGGGGGCTCATTCAGACCTGGTACACCTGCACAG GATGTTATTACCGATGTCACAGCAAGTGTCTGAACCTCATCTCCAAGCCCTGCGTGCGCTCCAAAGTCAGCCACCAAGCCGAGTATGAGCTGAACATCTGCCCGGAGACGGGGCTGGACAGCCAAGATTACCGCTGCGCGGAGTGCCGGGCACCCATCTCCTTGC GGGGCGTGCCCAGCGAGGCCCGGCAGTGTGACTATACGGGCCAGTACTACTGCACCCACTGCCACTGGAACGACCTGGCGGTCATCCCTGCACGAGTCGTGCACAACTGGGACTTCGAGCCGCGCAAG GTGTCCCGTTGCAGTATGCGGTACCTGGCTCTCATGGTGTCTCGGCCGGTGCTCAGGCTCCGGGAGATCAACCCTCTGCTGTTCAACTATGTGGAGGAGCTGGTGGAGATCCGG AAGCTGCGCCAGGACATCCTGCTCATGAAGCCCTACTTCATTACCTGCAGGGAGGCAATGGAGGCCCGTCTGCTCCTGCAG CTCCAGGACCGGCAGCATTTCGTGGAGAACGATGAGATGTACTCCGTGCAGGACCTGCTGGACGCGCACACGGGTCGCCTGAGCTGCTCCCTCACCGAGACGCACACGCTCTTCGCCAAGCACATCAAGCTGGACTGTGAG CGGTGTCAGGCCAAGGGCTTCGTGTGTGAGCTCTGCAGAGAGGGCGACGTGCTCTTCCCCTTCGACAGCCACACGTCCGTGTGCACCGACTGCTCTGCCGTCTTCCACAG GACATTGGCCGTTCCTGTATCTCCTGTGTAG
- the DEF8 gene encoding differentially expressed in FDCP 8 homolog isoform X4 translates to MEYDEKLARFRQAHLNPFNKEIGPRQHEQRASKEAPEVTSEEALPELPPGEPEFRCTERVMDLGLSEDHFSRPVGLFLASDIQQLRQAIEECKQAILELPEQSEKQKDAVVRLIHLRLKLQELKDPNEDEPNIRVLLEHRFYKEKGKSVKQTCDRCNTIIWGLIQTWYTCTGCYYRCHSKCLNLISKPCVRSKVSHQAEYELNICPETGLDSQDYRCAECRAPISLRGVPSEARQCDYTGQYYCTHCHWNDLAVIPARVVHNWDFEPRKVSRCSMRYLALMVSRPVLRLREINPLLFNYVEELVEIRKLRQDILLMKPYFITCREAMEARLLLQLQDRQHFVENDEMYSVQDLLDAHTGRLSCSLTETHTLFAKHIKLDCERCQAKGFVCELCREGDVLFPFDSHTSVCTDCSAVFHRDCYYDNSTTCPKCARLTLRKQSLFREPGPDVDA, encoded by the exons ATGGAATATGACGAGAAGCTGGCCCGGTTCCGGCAGGCCCACCTCAACCCCTTCAACAAGGAGATTGGGCCACGGCAGCATGAGCAGAGGGCCAGCAAGGAGGCCCCAGAAGTCACTTCTGAAG AGGCCCTGCCCGAGCTGCCGCCTGGAGAGCCGGAGTTCCGCTGCACTGAGCGAGTGATGGATCTTGGCTTATCTGAGGACCACTTCTCCCGCCCTGTG gGTCTGTTCCTGGCCTCAGACATTCAGCAGCTGCGGCAGGCCATCGAGGAGTGCAAGCAGGCGATCCTAGAGCTGCCCGAGCagtcagagaagcagaaggaCGCTGTTGTGAGGCTGATCCACCTCCGGCTGAAGCTCCAGGAGCTGAAG GACCCCAATGAGGACGAACCCAACATCCGAGTCCTCCTGGAGCACCGTTTCTACAAGGAGAAGGGCAAGAGTGTCAAGCAGACGTGTGACAGGTGCAACACCATCATCTGGGGGCTCATTCAGACCTGGTACACCTGCACAG GATGTTATTACCGATGTCACAGCAAGTGTCTGAACCTCATCTCCAAGCCCTGCGTGCGCTCCAAAGTCAGCCACCAAGCCGAGTATGAGCTGAACATCTGCCCGGAGACGGGGCTGGACAGCCAAGATTACCGCTGCGCGGAGTGCCGGGCACCCATCTCCTTGC GGGGCGTGCCCAGCGAGGCCCGGCAGTGTGACTATACGGGCCAGTACTACTGCACCCACTGCCACTGGAACGACCTGGCGGTCATCCCTGCACGAGTCGTGCACAACTGGGACTTCGAGCCGCGCAAG GTGTCCCGTTGCAGTATGCGGTACCTGGCTCTCATGGTGTCTCGGCCGGTGCTCAGGCTCCGGGAGATCAACCCTCTGCTGTTCAACTATGTGGAGGAGCTGGTGGAGATCCGG AAGCTGCGCCAGGACATCCTGCTCATGAAGCCCTACTTCATTACCTGCAGGGAGGCAATGGAGGCCCGTCTGCTCCTGCAG CTCCAGGACCGGCAGCATTTCGTGGAGAACGATGAGATGTACTCCGTGCAGGACCTGCTGGACGCGCACACGGGTCGCCTGAGCTGCTCCCTCACCGAGACGCACACGCTCTTCGCCAAGCACATCAAGCTGGACTGTGAG CGGTGTCAGGCCAAGGGCTTCGTGTGTGAGCTCTGCAGAGAGGGCGACGTGCTCTTCCCCTTCGACAGCCACACGTCCGTGTGCACCGACTGCTCTGCCGTCTTCCACAG ggaCTGCTACTATGACAACTCCACCACGTGCCCCAAATGTGCTCGGCTCACCTTGCGCAAGCAGTCGCTCTTCCGGGAGCCTGGTCCGGACGTGGATGCGTAG
- the DEF8 gene encoding differentially expressed in FDCP 8 homolog isoform X3, with translation MSQEGPRWPRRSFGSPTAAWSGIKSFSPLRKMGWDAMEYDEKLARFRQAHLNPFNKEIGPRQHEQRASKEAPEVTSEEALPELPPGEPEFRCTERVMDLGLSEDHFSRPVGLFLASDIQQLRQAIEECKQAILELPEQSEKQKDAVVRLIHLRLKLQELKDPNEDEPNIRVLLEHRFYKEKGKSVKQTCDRCNTIIWGLIQTWYTCTGCYYRCHSKCLNLISKPCVRSKVSHQAEYELNICPETGLDSQDYRCAECRAPISLRGVPSEARQCDYTGQYYCTHCHWNDLAVIPARVVHNWDFEPRKVSRCSMRYLALMVSRPVLRLREINPLLFNYVEELVEIRKLRQDILLMKPYFITCREAMEARLLLQLQDRQHFVENDEMYSVQDLLDAHTGRLSCSLTETHTLFAKHIKLDCERCQAKGFVCELCREGDVLFPFDSHTSVCTDCSAVFHRMCSKVLLT, from the exons ATGTCACAGGAGGGGCCCAGGTGGCCTAGGAGAAGCTTCGGGAGCCCGACTGCAGCCTGGTCAGGCATAAAATCTTTCTCGCCACTAAGAAAGATGGG gtGGGATGCTATGGAATATGACGAGAAGCTGGCCCGGTTCCGGCAGGCCCACCTCAACCCCTTCAACAAGGAGATTGGGCCACGGCAGCATGAGCAGAGGGCCAGCAAGGAGGCCCCAGAAGTCACTTCTGAAG AGGCCCTGCCCGAGCTGCCGCCTGGAGAGCCGGAGTTCCGCTGCACTGAGCGAGTGATGGATCTTGGCTTATCTGAGGACCACTTCTCCCGCCCTGTG gGTCTGTTCCTGGCCTCAGACATTCAGCAGCTGCGGCAGGCCATCGAGGAGTGCAAGCAGGCGATCCTAGAGCTGCCCGAGCagtcagagaagcagaaggaCGCTGTTGTGAGGCTGATCCACCTCCGGCTGAAGCTCCAGGAGCTGAAG GACCCCAATGAGGACGAACCCAACATCCGAGTCCTCCTGGAGCACCGTTTCTACAAGGAGAAGGGCAAGAGTGTCAAGCAGACGTGTGACAGGTGCAACACCATCATCTGGGGGCTCATTCAGACCTGGTACACCTGCACAG GATGTTATTACCGATGTCACAGCAAGTGTCTGAACCTCATCTCCAAGCCCTGCGTGCGCTCCAAAGTCAGCCACCAAGCCGAGTATGAGCTGAACATCTGCCCGGAGACGGGGCTGGACAGCCAAGATTACCGCTGCGCGGAGTGCCGGGCACCCATCTCCTTGC GGGGCGTGCCCAGCGAGGCCCGGCAGTGTGACTATACGGGCCAGTACTACTGCACCCACTGCCACTGGAACGACCTGGCGGTCATCCCTGCACGAGTCGTGCACAACTGGGACTTCGAGCCGCGCAAG GTGTCCCGTTGCAGTATGCGGTACCTGGCTCTCATGGTGTCTCGGCCGGTGCTCAGGCTCCGGGAGATCAACCCTCTGCTGTTCAACTATGTGGAGGAGCTGGTGGAGATCCGG AAGCTGCGCCAGGACATCCTGCTCATGAAGCCCTACTTCATTACCTGCAGGGAGGCAATGGAGGCCCGTCTGCTCCTGCAG CTCCAGGACCGGCAGCATTTCGTGGAGAACGATGAGATGTACTCCGTGCAGGACCTGCTGGACGCGCACACGGGTCGCCTGAGCTGCTCCCTCACCGAGACGCACACGCTCTTCGCCAAGCACATCAAGCTGGACTGTGAG CGGTGTCAGGCCAAGGGCTTCGTGTGTGAGCTCTGCAGAGAGGGCGACGTGCTCTTCCCCTTCGACAGCCACACGTCCGTGTGCACCGACTGCTCTGCCGTCTTCCACAG GATGTGCTCAAAAGTTCTTCTCACGTAA